Part of the Epinephelus fuscoguttatus linkage group LG24, E.fuscoguttatus.final_Chr_v1 genome, GACAGGAGGGAAGAGCAACCTTTCGCAGAGCatcaacctaaaaaaaaatccttgttgGCCCTTTCTGGCGGCCGTGGCCATCAGTATGCACTTTGGCATGTGGTCACAGCTGCAGGGTGGCTGTCTCTACGAATGATCGTTTCCACCCccacaactgaaaacacacagacctCCAAATTCCCTTCAGAGAGCAGGAGCCCTTAATTGAAACAAATAATATTTCACGTCACTGGAACCACATTTCATTAAGCACAAACACTTTAAATTCACTACCTCGATCTTCATACAACCAGGGAGGGAAACTAACAGGTCTCCAGTTTGCATCCAAACAGAGTTAGTTTCCTGCCCCGTGCACAACTCGTCTTTCAAATCGAGAAACGACAATACAGAAATAAAGGATACCGCGAGCACCGACACGTCTACTCAACAAAATCTGTGTGGATTCTTCTTTACAAATCAAAGCAAATAAATAGAGAGGACAGTACCGTTGCATAAACATGAGTACAAAACCTAACAGTCAGTGGATGTACAATAAACGCGAGTGAATCCGAGAGGGGCGGAGTGGTGTGTTCGTGGATCTTGTGGAAACCATGAACCAGTGTTAGGATGACCCCCTTTCCCTCAAGACCAGCACCTGTGCACTCTACTCCAGGTCGTCCACATCCTCCGTCGCGACGGTGCTGGTCTGATCTGAGGTCACAcctggaaaacaaagaaaacatcaaCGAGTGAAGCAAAAAGAGAAACCTGTCACAACGTGTCTGGAAATAATCTGGGGAAAAAACGCTGCCCAGTTTGTGGGATTATCATGCATCTTGGGTGATTGGAttacaagtggacagctctaagtACAGGTGGGAACGCGCCCAAGGTGTCCTCGATGCGTCTTGGGACATAATCGCGAAGGCCTCATGTGTCTTGGGTCACACTGAAGGACCGCGAACTCAGCTGACATCCTTGTTTACCCAACTCAAACTTTCTGATGCTGCCTTTACACAGGTTAGACGCAGCACGCTGCAACGACTCAACCACTAACGTGACTGGCGAGAGTATGGACGTGATAACTGTGACCTTCTATCATAACTGACGGAGGCTGTAACAAAGCCTGAACGCCATCGGTCAGGTGGAGACGCACATGGACACAGGTCTTTGATCACAGAGAAATTAAACCTTACTTGAGGCATCGTCGTCAGTGGGagacttcttcttctcctcaacGTAGCCATGACTCAGCAGCTTGGACATGCTGACTGGAGGAGCCTTCTTCTCATAAGACCTGACGACGAAGGCAAGACGAAACAAGGTTATGACTTGTTCGCAATGTTCAGCAAATCAATCCTACACCTGTTTCAGTGCAGTCTTGAGAGATTTATTGCTGTTTTGACTCTGTGTTCCATCACACTGATTAATACTCACGTTCTCTTGTATTTGTTGGTCACAGCGAGACCCTCAAGCTGACTGGCGACGCCATCAGGAGACATCTGTCGGGTGGAGAAGTTACCCAGATTTACGTTTatttgtgttgcatttaaagGCAGTTTCAGACTTGAACGTGGCAGCAACGTTAGGGAGCGATCACATCGAGATGAAACGCAAGAAATGCAACatcagtaaaaccattgttttcctatgatacggcgcgtctgaccggcattcaagcgtctttttagacgggtgtttttgtagacgcttctttttagaagcgcgtagacgctgaaaagttaaaatatttccaacttttttgagcgtcagacgccagtagctagcgcgcattgaataagcgcttccagcgtttcaagcgtctttgaagcgtccacGTCTCTAgcatctcatttctgtgtgatcgcccccttacagacaaataaaagtggatatttttgacttttgtgCTGCAGAGTTATACACTGATTTATTCACTTTACTGACAAATAAACAAGCTGACATGCAAGTTGATAGAGCAGAGGATGACGTGATGGCAAATGCAATCTGTCATGCAATGGAGAATGATTGAGGAAAGTGGCATGAACCAAAACCCGCAGACAGCAgaagatttatttttataatgttgcttttttgcctttttttctcgAATGTAAATGCTCTCATACTGACTGAGTTTGCAATTATGGTATGCAACAGGGCTGCCTCTCGACTAAGAATATTCCTAGTCGGCCAAttgtcgtcatttagggccattagtcgactagtcgcctgcatgtttacgatattaatttaagtaagagaaagaatagtatcagtaacattgttaacactgtgctacattacagagaaatacaaaccgtactaatgaaccttcattaatataggcctatattttatctacaagtgcacgtcacacactgagcaagccgcctgttaatgacgctgtgggctaatgggcatgtagctacttccatgtttcagatgatacgtcatgtttgtagtggaccaatgaagatgagtttacatatcaccttgggttcgtccttcaccttcaaAAACAAATACCCACCAGTGGCCGATGGAAAAGTTTGACATGCATGTGGGTTTATTATGTGCTTCGACCATTTCTGCCAGCTGTGTCAGACTATTTTGACCCTCGCGGCTTATTGTACGTGTGCTGGCAACACATGACGTCAGCTACCGGAACCATGGGCATTCAGTGGTAACTTCTGAGCAAGATGTGGCGACACATTTCTGCCGTGAAGCCACTgccagaaaagacaaaaaacgaAGATGAATATGTCGGACTTGGACAAGAAGAACGGCAGTTAAACGGAGTACAAATGTCGCACGGCATTTTAGTGAAAAATGGAAACTAGACAAGGCTGGCCAGGCGCGGTCATGGCTGACACCTACGACCCCCACACCAACACGATGAGCTGCAGCCTCTGCCGCAAGCACGCCgaagaaacacagaggacagggctggattttcctaaagttggattttcatactaaaaatgtaaggtaattatttttagtcaaacaaggcacgatttttttaatttggctggtaaaaaaatatgtttgactGGTGAATTTTTGGACGTCACTAGCCAATGGCAGATGaggtaaaaagttaattttacaccctggatcccacactttggatttcctgcatctgtcctttcaaattaaagtcacacatggtccagtcatacaggtttagatttattttgacaaggcgcagctcctaatagagtttctttttctttttttgttttctgcgactaagcgtccaatgaaatcttgctgactcaTGACCTTTCTGGAAGACTAACACGTAATTTATAGTTCTGCGTTGAATCGACGCGTAGGTTATGGCTGTAGCCtaacgtgcacctccccagaaatgtaactacacgtcgcagtgacacagacctcgTGTTTGTCGCTGTATACTGAAACCATTTCTCTCAATGGAAACggagcttgtatttacttgtatttcacaggtagcaataaaatgtgaagacagtaaagcctccactaaaatagcatttcaagtcttgtgtgtgatttatccttcagggatttatacttcgacGTGCGTAAGGTCTGCGCACAACCATAAACGCTTGGTCAACTacttgggggcagccctagtatgCAACTAATATTCTTGTCCTAATATTGCTTTTTAGCCAAGCTGCCTCTGCAAGATATCACTCCTCATAAGACTACCTAAAAAACATGCAGTTAAAAGCATTACTGTTCTGACACACTgtgtttttagtttaaaaaaaataaagatatcattgtatgaaacatattttatatgAATTTGTGTTTTATCAGGTCCCTTTAATGCTTCACTTTGTACTTACCTATAACCTTTACCAACACTTCCACAAAGCTGTCACACAGCCAAAGCACCAGCAGAAATTAAACCCAAATGAAATTCAACCAAACTGCGACGATGGATCAGGTGAAAAAAGGGAAGGTGATGGTAagagtgtaaataaataaataaataaataaggatgGAAGACATCGACACGGTATAAATGCTGGGTGGGGGGGATGACTTCATTCGATCCATTCACCTTCTCATTAGAGGGGGAAACTCTATCGTCTCTTTCCCAGGACGAACAGTTATCAGTGCCAAACGGGGCGTTCAGAGGCCGCATGGCCGCCTTCGTCACGCCATCAGGAGACACCACTTTGCTTCCGCTGTAAGCACAAAACCACGATCATACACGATGTGAAATCACTGCTGGGCACTTATCACATTCTGGGAGGTTTGGGCTGTGGCGCGTACGCTTGTCTCGTGCTGCATGTGGCTCTCAGAGGATCAAAAAGCACTTAGAGatgttttatctttaaaaaatccAGTTGGCTGATCAGACTGCCTTTCCCACTGAAGACAGGTTCTTCGTTTAACACAATCGTTACcctctctacagctgatataaaCAACCCTGTGTTAAAGAGTGTGAGGTGAGCGTGTGTTAGGAAACAGATATTAGAGgctgtttttatttgcacacCATCTCAGCATGCGGAGACGCATCTTCACCGTGTTAGATTGCTGACTTGTGTTCTTACCTCTTTGACTCATCACCTCCGAACCAGTTGGGTGGGTTGTACGGCTTCCTGGGTTGGTCATCAGAATCAGCATCATGACTCAACAGCCCTGCAGGGGGGGGGCACAATGTTCAGTGATGAAGCACGCTGCTGTATCTCACCTTTCAGAGCACAAGTTGATAATTAATTCAATTATTTTAGCAACAATCTGAGCTGCAACCAATAAAACAAGTGAGAATAGTCACCACTTTGCAGAGGATTCATCCATGCATGGTATAAAACATTCATGTGAAACTCGACACTGAACTTTTCAGTGCAACGCCTGTTTTTCCCCGGTGATGATGCAGTTTCAATAAACAGAAGCGGCTTGTTGTGCAGGGGgatgtatgaaaaaaaagaagatttttTGGAAAAAGATCCCCCCTTTCATGTTGCGGAGCGGTATGCTCGTGATTTGCATTTCAAAGTGTGGAGCTAAAGTGTCTACAATAAACAAATCAGCtgggattgttttttttaaattcattttcaaaatgtgatgACTTCCACTGTTTAATTCACAGCACAGTTAAAGTCCCAGTGAGACAGAAGTTTGAGCGTCTATAACTTCTGTGCTGTGATGTACAAAGAGATCTGGACGCAGCGTTGGAGGCCGGCCCTGTTTATtcctgtgaaagttgctcagtggcatgTGAAGCCgaaaaagtttgacttcctgCTGCTTACCGGCTCCGAACCGTTGTTGGGAACACTCTGTCTTATTAACATTGATTTAGCTTAGCTTGTTAGCTGGTAACTGGCTTCTAGCGGTCGGGaccactctgcagaaggaaggaTGGTGAGGCGTTCAGGTCCCGTTCACCAACAATGGCTTTactgcagtcttcaccacaaaacaacaaacatggccgtCTCATGAGGTCCAACAGGAGCCCACAGCTCATCGAGACTCTTTATTCTGTTGCTACTGTCACTCTTTGCCGCTTGCCGTCTTCATCATGACACCCAAAGAAAGCTGCTTCCCTCTACATACACTGAAGTACATGTGacaccctcacaggttacccacaaggccatAGAACaagcgcactagagacttccacCGGCCGAGCAGCTAACGTTGGCTTCAgcactccgctaacttgaatggggataaaataaaataatcgtGAGGcttttctagactttccaaatgttatcggatTGAATAGATCAAATCATGATAGTGAAGTGACTCATTTTGCACCACAAATATTAGTCAGtcaaaccaattagtgttttattcatgtgcaAGGCTGCTTAACGGTCATGCAGCTGCCcaccactagtgggtgctacagagctgtcaggattttgatgtaaaaatactcagATGCTGATTTTTGATGTATAGTTGGCATGTAACAAGAGATAAATGATCAATTAACACATGGATTAAAActgcaaaaatgtatttctcatTTCATGGGGACTTAAAGGTCAACTCttctatctgagggcaggagcaTGTAAATCAAATTACCTCATCTTAATGTGCAAAAGGAGACAACAAACATTTCAGACACTATACAACAATCGTTTCACGAATGTATCGTCAGCATTTCAGCGCACTCTGTCATAAAACTAGGACACCTAAAGAGACCTTTACCTTTGTGCCCTCCTCCCTTCGCCAGCTTGACATACTCCGAGTCTGACTCAAAGATCCCAACTCGCCGTCCGCTGATCCTCTCCACCGGAGACGTTTCATCTGCAGTCTGGGACAGACCGGGGATCTGGGAGGTCGGCCCAGTCACGCCGCTGGTCACAACCCCGGTCTTTATCCCTGCAATGACCCAAGAATTACATCTGCTTGTTTGCAACTTGTGGATCTTGTTATAAGGAAATTAATGTTGAATATTTTTAGCTTTGTGTATTCTCTTAAAATTGAATTAAGTCTTACCACCGGGCTTGGTCCTCCGATGGTTGGGTACCGCAGTGCTCATCTCAGCTGAAGATATCAGACAATCTGATGAGcaaagggaacacttaatggtcTCTTATGTGCATGGTGAAACATAACATCAGTTTAAGGACATTATACTAGTTGGCAAACATATAAAATAAGACTGTAGcttctttttaaaatctttaataTCATTTGTTGCACATACAATTTCCTCTTTCAAAAGCTGCCCTGCCTGTTTTTCTCCACCCATCTTCCACCACAACAGACAGGGAGGGGCAGGAGCCTCAAActagtggtggaggaagtattcagttcctttacttaagtaagagtatgaataccacactgtgaaaatactctgttaGAAGCTAACTGattttaatttgtaaattaACTCATAACCAAAGCTGTTacataaatgtagtgaagtaagaAGTACAATAttacactttaaaataaagtgaagTAGATGTATAAAGTGGCATTAAAGGAAAAGACTCAAGCAAAGtataagtacctcaaatttgtacttaagtacgaTACGTTAGCAAATGCACTTCCTCCAGTGCCTACACCCATTAAAAGACACTTATTTTTTTGGTAAATAATTTCATGATTAGCAGATAGTTTGTATGCCGAATTTACCAAAAGACCAATAACCTTAATAAAAGAtcaaaattaatgtttaaaaaatagtgTACTGTCAGCTAAGAGCCATGTTGTCTTTAATTATCGATTTTTCTAATGCAGTTTGGCCTTGCGTTGCTCCATATGTCACACAGCGGCCTGTGCGAGCGTCTCCTTCGGATTAGTAgcaattaaaacattaaaataataacaggGAAATAAGACAAcacttatttgtgtgtgtaaaacaagCTATATTAGCTTATAGCTGCAGCTAACGCCAACAAAACGATAcatataattaatttaaaagacaaatggTAAAAAGTGAGCCCACTTAGCAGGGGGTGGATAACGTTTATAGCCGGCTAACGTTACTGTGAAACTGTAGTTTGATCCTACACACATTATATCGTCAATATATAAACGCAAACAACACTGAGTTAATACTAAAATCATATTTTATACCGGAATAGTTTTACTTCGCCGCTTAGCTAACAAAGCCTTGCTAATTCAGCTAGCCGCCTAGCTAGCTGCCGCAGCGGCTTCCCAGCGCTAACGTCACTTTGCAACGCAATAACGCTACTTTTAACGCATGTAGCTAACAACACTACCCGCTAAAAACCAGACGCATATCTTAATTTATATGCTATTTCTCTTTCGTTGGAATTATTGAGCGATTTGTTGTAATTAAATACCGTTAGCTCCCCCTTATTCTGCAGGCAAAGGATGAACCGCACACACTTCCTGTGGCACCTGCTGCCGACTTCCTGTACGCTAAACGAAGATCGTGTATTTCCGACAGAGCATGACGTAATTGTGTAGGCGATTTGATTTATACTGTAAATCAGGTGCTTTCAAGCTTCAGATGATagtgatagatttttttttttattattattattataaatgccTATTTATAAAATAATTCTGAATAGATCTGGAATATTTTTTCAAGTCGTTGACTTGTACAATAATTTATTTAGAAATAagagatgtatttttttaagaGATTAATCATATTGCTTGCAGAAAAACTGCATTTTGAACCACTATATTTTATGtggaatgtaaacaaaacaaaacaaaataaaacaaatatataacaCCTCAAATGTTATTTCAATGTTGTTTAAATACTACCGGTAtataggttttttttaaagcaggtATTGAAACGGGACAGAGTGAGAGCTCTTTCTGATATTCATACTGCTACTGCATTAAGAGACGATCTTTGTTCGTCCAGAAGACAGTCTGGACCAAAACCCATTAATTTACATCTTATCATGGTCACAACTCCAATTGTAAGTAATTTAAATCCTTTATTAATGACTTACTAGTATGAATAACTTCAGAATTTGTGTCAAGTAGCATTTATAGCCTAATTGCATTAATTGCTACGACCTAACAACCCCAAAACCAGGGGTGTCGACACAGTGCAGGCAGGGCCCCATAGAGAGTCGGCCCTCCGACTATGTTAGGCAGACATGTTGCCACCTTTGAAACATGCCTATGTCTGAGAttatgtgagctttgtgacatggtgcgttatcctgcaggacgtagccatcagaagatgagtcataaagggatggacatgctcagcaacaatactcaggtaggctgtggtgtttaaaccatgctcagttgtgTACTAAGAAATACACCATTGAttggtgtacctaataaagtggccggtgagtgcaTATTTTCTTTTTGGGGCATAAGACTGACCTGATAAGACCTCATATGAATAATGTTTGTAAGACAAGCTGCGTCACTGATCACAAAGCATTCATCAAATCCACACAATCTTTATTATGCTTAACACATATAATCCGAATCAAACGTCAAACATGTAATTAGAATAAACAGCATTAGTAATATTATATTAACTCTGTTAAGAATAATTGCCATCAAAGTGCCACTCATGAAAACAACATGCTATTAATATGCTCTAATAAGTCTAACACAGTTATTGTGATGCCACACACAGATAGTTTCACTCCACAAATTAGATTTACTCATTAGATTTTTGTAGGATTTCTGTCTTTGCGTTCCACATTTTTTCTCAGAGGAGTAATACATTcagcaaaacagaaacaaactgcaTCCTGGAATGAACTCATTTTCATAAAACACAGTATCATCAGCGCATGCAGAAACACCACAGCAGTGGCAGCAGATTAATGTGTGAGACGCTGATAAATGAAAGGTTAGCAGGATCCCGCCAGTGCTCTCTGACTGGCCGCCAACTCGGACGGACTCCTCGGAGGTCGCTCAGTAGTCTTTGACGCAGTCGGGGCAGAGGATGTCGTCTTTGCACGTCAGGAAGCCTCGACCCACCAGAGACACGCAGCAGCGTTTGCAGTTGAAGCAGTCGTTGTGCCACTGCCGCTGCTCGAACGAGATGTACTTGCTGCCGCCGAGACCTGAGACAGAGGCGACACAGAGGAGCCACGAGGGGGTTACAAAGCAGGCTGTCTCATGATCCCTGTAATGTAATAACCCTGTAATTGAAGGTGATTGGATCCACAGAGGGGAGCATGTGATGCGGGAAAGGTTCAGGCCGTGTTAAAGGTGTCATTTATACTGAAGTTACTTCTGTATATTTCTAGTTCACGTCATGGCGTGTGATGAGACTTTATCTTGTTATATTCAGTATTTTGGgacacattcattttaatgcatGTATTGTAATCACATTTTTGTGAGCAGCTGTTTTTGATGAGTGTCTCATGACCAACAGGACGCAGCATTAGACAGTGACAAACATTTCCTAGTATCTTCAGCTTCAGCTTGACCCATTTTAAGAATTAACGCAGGTATGGTGGCTTCTGCTGCTTTCATAACGTCTGTTAGACTCGTAAAATACGCCTCTTGCAAGTTCCTTTAATTTGTAAATGAGATCccttttaaagatgttttcttCTTCAGATTTTACGTAAACCAGTATCCATTTCTTGGAACTTTAATCACCCCAGCAGTTTACGGAGAATGAACCCAGCCTGAAAATCTGACTGTGGGCATTATGGGAAGATGGGATGCAGCTACACCAGGGCCCATGAGACGGGGGCCACTAAAGAGAGTGGAGAGTGGGCCCTCCAGg contains:
- the lg24h7orf57 gene encoding uncharacterized protein C7orf57 homolog, which codes for MSTAVPNHRRTKPGGIKTGVVTSGVTGPTSQIPGLSQTADETSPVERISGRRVGIFESDSEYVKLAKGGGHKGLLSHDADSDDQPRKPYNPPNWFGGDESKSGSKVVSPDGVTKAAMRPLNAPFGTDNCSSWERDDRVSPSNEKMSPDGVASQLEGLAVTNKYKRTSYEKKAPPVSMSKLLSHGYVEEKKKSPTDDDASSVTSDQTSTVATEDVDDLE